GTTAACCCACAAAACTGCTTGGCATCTCGAAACAAGAACTCTATTTTGAATCTCAATTGGTAGTAATGGACGATAGTGCGAGCATCTAATTTTAAATCACAAGCAAGTAAAATGTATTTACTGGTTCGTTTATTAACCAGCATAACGATACGGAAATTGCGATCGAAATGTGGGGAGTTGAGTATCTGGGTATAAATTTCCAAATACTCATATTTCTCATCCTTGCCCACATAATCCCATTTACTTAAGTCCAACTCCTTCCAATTTACTTTACCGTTGTACTGCGTAGGACGGCCTCTTTTTCCAGTTGAAGATCCTTGATATAGGGCAGTTTTCTGCCCGGACTATTGTTAAATAAAATCGGTCATAAATAATTTCAAATCATCTGTCATTTATTGTTCGGTTAGTTTGCCTTACAGAATTAACGCTGATTATATCGTGATAGATAAAGTCAATAATTTCATCAAAGCTTCTGGTCATGGGCAAACCTGCCCAGCTGTGCGAGCCGCCATAAATGGTATAAAAGTAATAGGAGGCACCCAAACCTTTTAAACGCTCAGCAATCGGTTCAGAACCATATAGCATTATATAGCCTTTATCATTTGAATTACAATAATGATGCGGGGCGATGTTATAAGGTACCAATCTATCCCCAGTACCATGAAAAAGTTGTGTGGGAATAGCTGTATTGGCGTTTATTTTATCTAATGTAGTTATTGCTCCTGCCATGCCAATGACACCTGCATAATTAAAATCCGCAGGCAAGGTTTCATCTTCATAAACATAGGCCATATTTAAAACCGTTTCAGCCCCTGCACTTGAACCGGCAAGAATAATTTTATTTTTGTCGATGTGGAATTCTTTGTCATGGTCGAGCATATACTTTATTGCTAAGTTAACATCGTACGAAGCCGAATCAATAGCTGCTATCTTTTTACTAAACTCAACATCGCAACCAAAACCAATCCCCTTCATCGTTAATCTGTATGAAACCGATGCAACAGCGTATCCTCGTTGAGCAAGTTTTGTAGCAAAACGCACAATTTCGGCATCATCTCTTACACCATTTGAAAACCCACCACCATGTACAAAAACCAACAAAGGCATCTTTATCCTGGCGTTTCCCGCCTGATAATAATCGAATTGCAATGGTTCATTTTTATAAGTGTCGAAGTTGTAAGTGGTTTTATTGACTTCAAAGAAAATACTATCTTTATACAGTATTTGAGCAATTGAAACTTTTGCTGCTATAATGAGCAGGATTGTCGCTAAATATTTCATCGAAATTATTTAATTATTAGAGTTTTTTTTTAATGTAATCATATAATTTCCAGTTCAGACAGTTGTTGAAATTTCGGGAACCTGTCCTCGGCATGGAATGCCGGGATGACTCATACTACTTAAACAACTCCTTCATCACCGCCCCCTCCCCTTCAGGAAGACTGAAATGCATCAGCTCCGCGATGGTCGCCGGGATATCCACCAGTTCTCTCGGGGTATCGGTTAGGCACCCCTGTTTAAAGTCGGGCCCCCAGGCAAACAAATTGATATGCCGACAGCCTTCACATCCGTCGCCGTGGCCGGCAAACCCATTGCTTATGCCATCCAGATGACGGCCGTGGTCGTTGGTGACAAACACCGTTGTGGTGCCCTGGTAGAAGTATTCATTTTGGAGAAAAGTCCATATTTTATAGATGTATTCATCGGTTTTATAAATGCTATTGGTGTACTTTTCCCAACTGTTCTGGTGAGCGGAGAAATCCGGATCCCTGAAATGGATGAGCGCCAATTGAGGGTGATGGGTCGCCAAAATTTTAAGGGCGTTGTAATAGGTAATGCTGTCCTCGCGGTAGCCACTCCCCAAACCATCAACGCCACAATTGGTGGCTGGCCTGCTTTTGCCCTTCCACTCCGGAAGGGTGCAATCTGATAAAATTTCAAGTTTGTCTTTACTGGAAATGACCCAGGCGGCCAGGCTGTCATTGTCGGTGGTTTGCAGCCAATGCTGAAAAATGGAGGGATATTGGGGCAATTCGGTCCCGCTGTTATTGATTTCCTGGTAAAATCCTGTGGTCATGGCGGTGTGTCCGGCATTGGTATAAGTGGGCCCGTTGGTGTAAAACCGGGTATAAACCATGCCTTTACCGGCCATCTGATTGGCCATTCGCGGGATGAACTGGTGGGTGGAATCTCCCCAGGTTTCCGAATAGCGGGGCCCGTCCATGACGATGATGATCACGTTTTTGGTTTCATAATTCGCAGCAGGGACGAGGGGCTCTCTTTCGCAGGAGGTTAAAACCACTCCTATGAGTGCCAATAATAATAGTGGTTCAAAACCCCGATAGCATTTTATCATTGAATTTTTTTTAACCGCAAGGGCCGCGAGGAGAAGACGCCTAGGCCGCATAACCTTCTCTTGAGGCCTCTGCTGTAAAGTTAATATTTTTCCAATGAAGTAAAATCTATCTTCGGCGCATTGTGTAACTTGTTTCTTTCAAATCTCGAATCTATCAAAACATTATCATCGGAAAACCCACAATTTTTTAAATAAAAGCTGTTGTTTTCGACCCCTCCGGAATAATCGAGCCGGTAGGCTTTTCTGGCGGTATTATCTGCTGTGAAAGTGACTTCCGTGAGTTCATGCCACCCTGCAGCATCATACACCCATTGATTTTGGTACAAGCCTTTTCTTTCCAGTACGCCCGTTTCGGGGATGAAATTTTCCAAAAAGGAATATAAGTGCTTCAGGTAAGTGTTCGTGTGGGGTCTTCTGAACTCCGCTATTAAGCTCCATTTGTTCGTTGCAGGGTCATGGAAGTACGCCGCATAATCCGTCTGGCCATTGCCCGTTGGTTGGGCGCCGACCAGGAAGCCGTAGGTCAGGCCGGCTTTCCACTGATACACTTTGTAACTTTGTCCGCCGGAGCCTTCGTTTCCAAATTCCCCGGTGGTAACGCCTGCGCCTTTTTTCAATAATTTTATTTTATAATCCTCCGGCACATCCGACGGATTGTCTGTTTCATAGGGGCTCCAAATGGAAAAAAGTATTTTCCGCTCGGTGGCGGAATTTACCTGTATTCCAAAATACCCTTCTCCGAAACCATTGGCCATGAAATAAGATCCTATCACATCCTGATTTTTGGGGATGGTGAGTTCACTGTAAAACCATTGCACCTGCTCCACTCCTGCCGGCACGTTGAAATTTAAATGGACCGAAGGACCTCTTCTTCCAAAATAGAAATCGTCTTTTATAAATTTAGTATCACGGGTTCCTGCTCCTCCCAGCAAAATATCATTTACATCCGCGTAAACCGCGCCGTCCTTTTCCAAACCCTTCAGGTCAACAAAATAATACCCGGGGTTTTCGACCTGGAAATCTCCGATGTAGAAATCCTCAAAACGGCTTCCTTCCAGGGTAATGTTTTGGGATTCATTTCCAAAGGTGCATTGGATCCTGGAAACGCCGGAACTTACTTTTGCCCTGATGCCAAGGGAAATGCTACCTTTTTGTTCCAGGTAAAAGAAGGTACGTATGGTGCTACTGGCATTGCTCCATTGGCGAATGCCCTCTGCGGTGACGATATCCCCGGGCGTATAAATGCCATGATCCATCACCCAGGAATTTCCAGCGGTGGGGATGGCGATATTTAAAGTCGGGGTGGAGGATGTCGCCGGATTGGTTTGTTCATTAAAGATAAATGCACACGAGCTTAGACAAGTTAGGTAAACAAGCGTCAGGATAGAGGTTGGTATAAAAATGGTGTTTTTCATGTTCCTTTTTTTGTGTTTTTCTCCCATATATTTATAATAGTTGTCGTACAGAATTTTTGTCCACCTGACTCACCAAATATTATGCTTTTTAGTACTGTGTAGCAAAAGATTAATTATATTTTTTGAATAAAGAAATTTTACAGATTTCTCCTGGAAATTTAATTTTTAAAAAGCCATCCATCGCCCTGTGCTTTAGCCTGCCTGACGCCGCAGAAAATTATAATAGGTGCAGCGCACCTGTCTGGCAGCCAGGCAAGACCGAAAAATTTGTTGTAAAAAGATTCTAAAATCTATCTAAGGTGCAGCGCACCGCAACATTCTTTCGATGTTCGAAGATTTAGGTTGCGGTGCGCTGCACCTTGAATCTCCTTAATCTGTGTTTGCCAACACAGATTAAGGTGCTCTGCACCTAATTTTAATTCGGCGGTTCATTATTTAATTTCAATTAGCACTGGGCAATCGAAATTTTATTTAAAGCGATTCTTTTTGTTACACGATATTAAGCGGTTATCTTATTCAAATTCGCATAAAACTGGCATATGATCACTTATTTCTATCCACTTGTCGACCTCCCCGATTTCAAATTTTTTCAATTGTTTGCAAAATCCCTGATCTCCAAAAATATAGTCAATATGATATGGCCTTTCGAGTTTTTTTTGGAAATACAACGTCGGAATGGTTTCCCGTCCTTGTTCCTGCCCTGTAAACCTGTGGTAAAGACTTTCAATTCCGATTTCTTTCAGTTCGTTTACAACATCTGAATGATTCCACCATCTGTCCCATTGATCCCAAATTGAATTGCTATTAAAATCTCCTGCGATTATCGTATTGTTCAATTTGTCTTTGTTAACCTGAAGATATTTCCATAACTGTCCAATGTATCCGAAATTCGGGGAATTGTTTCGGTGAGTCCAAACCGCAAGCAGGTCAAAGTCTTGATTGATAGAACAAGATAAGAAATGCTTTACAAAATGGTCTTTATATTGATTCGACCAATTCAGTTTTTCAAGTTTAATTTCAGGCTTGGCGAAAACGGCAAGTCCTTTATTTCTGTCGTCTCCGATCCATAAATAGTTTTCTGCCCAATCCTGATATTGTTTGTGTTGTATTTCGGCAGGATTCTCACATTCCTGGATGATGGATAGGTCTGCATTGAAGTCCAAAATATTTTCAAACTTCCTCCTGAAAGCGCCGTTACAGTTCCATGTTAATATTTTCAATTTTATTGTTTTTTTGACGGTTAGGCTATCAATCTAATTTAGGGGTTGTGTAAAAAGGCTAAAAATCTTTTAAATCAGGTGATTATTTAATGTGTAAAAAGTCGATTTTTCAAGCTTTACATATTCCATTTTCAAAGATATTTTAGAAAAATTGAGCCTTGCCTGCTCCGTGACGGAAGGCAGGTTTTTACACAACCCTTAAATTTATTCCACAACAACTTCATCCGCAAACAACCATGCCTTGCCACCGGCGCCATGGTGCCATTCCGGGCAAAAACCTATATTGTGGGCATGAACCTTGATATACCGGGCTTTTTTCCCTTTGGCCTCTTTGGAAAAGTACCTGACGCCGTCCACGCCGCTTTCTTTATTGACCACCACATCGATGCTGCCCAGGGAGTCAAACGCTTTCCCATCCCCGGAAATGAAAAACTCAACCTTTACCGGATGAAAGATCCAGACGCCAAGGCTTTGCAGGAAGCCGGCCGTTACCCGGTTGACCGACATGGGTTTTCCCAGGTCGAGCACCACCTCCATGTCTTTTCCGCTAAAGCCCTGCCAGGTGCCGTCATTGTAAAAAAAGGAGCCAAGTTTACCGTCGATCAGCCCATTGACACCGCCTCCTGTATAGTTCTCCGCATACAGTCCGTCGGCAACATCTCCGGCAACATCTTTACCGGATGCCGGAGCTAAATAGGTCACCTTTGGGTATGTCCCGTCAAATTTCACCCCGGCTTTCAAAAATTCATGGCTGGCCGTTCCGCTTGGCTCAAATCCTTCCTTAAAAGCTTTTGCTTTCAAAGTGGCTGTTTCAGTCAGATCAAAAGCTCCGGAATACTTCGGGCTGCTTTGATCCGGCTCGCTGCCATCCAGGGTGTAGTGAATGTCCACGCCTTCGGAAATGCAGCCCAGTGTTATCGACAAATGATCGTAAAACAATCTTTGATTTGTTTCGACAAAGGGGTTGAATATTTTTCCTGTCCCCAGGGGCTTTAACTGGTTTTCGGCTTCGATCGGCAAGGAATAAGGTCTGTTTTCTTTTTTTGCCCCCCAGTCTTTGTTGGGCGTGGCACCCATCTCAAAAATCAGGGTTCCCCCCTTTAAAATGTCGGTATGTGAAATATACGAATAGGGATAATCCTGCCCGTTTAATGTGGTCGATTGAACATACATATTTTCATCGGAGGCATTTTTCGATTGGACGACAAATAACTTTCCATTAGGCAACGAAAGGGTTACTTTATCAAATACCGGACTGCCAAAAACATACATATCCTGTCCCGGACAAACCGGGTAAAATCCCATGGCGCTGAACAGGTACCAGGCAGACAACTGCCCGCAATCATCATTGCCGCAAAGGCCATCCGGTTTGGTGGTGTACAGTTCCTGCATGGTTTTGCGGATCAGCTCCTGTCCTTTCCAGGGCGCCCCGGCGTAATTGTACAAATACGGCATGTGGTGCCCCGGCTCATTGCCATGGGCGTATTGTCCGAACAATCCGACAAAATCGGATGGCGCATTTTCGTGTTTTGTCTCCAGGGTAAAAAAAGTATCGAGTTTGGATATGTATTTTTCATCGCCGCCCATCAATTCAATGTGCGAGGTCACATCATGGGGCACATAAAAACTGTACTGCCAGGCATTGGCCTCCGTATAATCTCCTCCATCCAGCATGGTGATCTTCAGCGGATCGAAAGGATCCACCCAGGTGCCGTCATCATACCTCGGCCGCATCAAACCGGTGGAAGGATCGAACATATTTTTATAATACTGGGCGCGTTTGATGTACTGGTTGTACACCTCCGTATTCCCAATGGACTTTGCAAACTGGGCAATACACCAGTCATCGTAGGCATATTCCAGTACTTTGGAAACGGAATTGGAAGATTTATCCCGTGGTATAAATTCAAAATCCCGGTAAGGCTGAATTCCCTCGCTGTTTTGCGCACCGCTGGTCAGCATGGCTTCCAGGGCTTTTTCAATGTCAAAGTCCTGATTCCCTTTGAGGTAGGTATCCACGATGACCGGCACACTGTGGTAACCGATCATACAATTGTTCTCGCAACCGGAAAGTTCCCAAACCGGAAGCAACCCGGAATGCTCATATTGTTTGAGCATTGTTTTGATAAAATCCTCGTTTCGCTCCGGGCTGATCAAATTGATCAGTGGATGCAAAGCCCGGTAAGTATCCCATAAAGAAAAGACGCTGTAGTTCGTAAACCCTACAGCCTCATGCACCTGGTGATCCATGCCACGGTATTGCCCGTCCACATCCATATACAGATTTGGGGTCAACAGCGCGTGATACAGGGCAGTGTAAAATTTTGTTTTTTGATCGGCTGTTCCACCTTCGACTTTCAGGGTATTCAATTCCTTGTTCCAGGCGGCTTTGGTTTGCCGGACAATGGCATCAAAATCCCAATGTGGCAATTCGGCTTCCAGGTTTTTTCTCGCCCCGTCCACGCTTACCGCTGAAATTCCCACTTTGACCATTATTGCCTGGTTGGCTTTCGTTTCGTATTTAAATGCCGCTTTAACCACTTTGCCGGTCACTTCAGTGGTGCCCTGCTGGAGTTCGTTGTCCAGGTAGATCTGTGATGCGGTAAAGGGTTCTGAAAATTGGGCAACAAAATAAACGTACTGGTCACTGGCCCATCCCCGGGAATGCCTGAGTCCTTCAATCTCGGTATTGCTGATCACCCGGATAAAACAATCGTCTTTCGGATCTTCCCCCGCCGTAATATCATGCTCGAGATCGAGGATGATATGGCTTTCAGCCGAGGCCGGAAAAGTATATTTATGAAACCCCACACGAGGCGTGGTCGTCAGTTCCACTTTTACATCATAATCATCGAGTAACACGCTATAATACCCGGGGGAAGTTGTTTCCTTATCGTGACTAAACCGGGAACGATAACCGGAATCGGGATCTTCAGCTGTTCCTGGCATGATATTGATCTCCCCGACGGCCGGCATAAAAAGCACATCCCCGTAATCGGCGCAACCCGTACCGCTGAGGTGAGTATGAGAAAAGCCGATAATCGAATTATGGGTGTAATGATACCCGGAGCAACAACCGTCATTGTAGGTATCCGGACTCAACTGAACGCCCCCAAAAGGGGTGCTCGGGCCGGGAAACATATTGCCGGTGGCGTCCGTGCCGATCATGAGGTCGACATAATTCGTCAAATCCTGTGAGGTTTCTTTTTTACAGGAGCCAATAGTCAAAAGTACGAGTAAACAAAAGAAGAGGTTTTTCATTTTTAAAATAATTATTGATGATTAACACATAGTCATAAAGTTCACAGTAGTTTTTTTTTATCAGCCAGATTTATGTGCTATGTGGTTATGTGGTTCCTTTTTTTTAACCACATAACCACATAGTTTGGATCAAAGTTATTTGGGTTCCAGGTATTCCTTTAGTCTTTCTCCAAGGAAATAATTCCATCCTCCTATACAGCTTTCTCTTTTGAATTCAGGGTTACGCAGAAGCGGTTCTTCAACGTCTTTCACAGGAATACCCAGAACAAGAAAATAGTTTCTTAATCCTAATTCCTCGAAGGATAAACCCCTTGCAGGGCAATGATGTAATTCACGGTTACATAAGGCTGAATATTGGAGGCTTCGCCGTCGCCTAAGGAAATGTTATCCCTTACTGCCCTGGTTGCATTGACGGAAGATATTTTGGGAAAACTTACCTTTTCTGCCCCCCCTTTTTGTCCCAGCCGATATTCGGACAATCCTGGTCCGGTTCCGGGATGGATGACTACTCTTCCCCTCATGTCGGGAAGCGCAAAAGTGGTGCGACCATCCCCTCCATAGGTCGTACCTAGCAAAGAAAAAAGAGCAGTGTTCTCAGAAATGGGGAGAAGCTGGCCGTTACAGAATGCCCAGCCTCGGGGCGCAAAATTGCCGGCAAACATCGTGATTTCGCCTAAGAGCGGATCAGCCGCAAAGGTGACGCCGGCGTTGTTTTGTTCGTTCATCGCACCTGGAATTGGGGCGGAAGGGTTGGAAAGGCCCATTAAAAATAAGGCTAACAAGGAAAAGGTAGCTACGATCCAACCGGATGCTGGACTCAATACGTTTTTCATAATAGTGTAGTTTTGGTTAAAAAATATTTATTGATTACTTGGTTAATTGCGCTTTAAAAAAATCGATGGTACGCTGCCAGGCGAGTTTGGCTGCAGGTTCATTATACCTCGGCGTGGTATCGTTATGGAATCCGTGGTTGACATCAGGGTAGAAATAGACCTCGTATGCCTTTTGGTTCGCTTTCAAAGCGGCTTCATAGGCCGGCCAGCCCTCATTGACGCGGGTATCCAGCCCGGCATAGTGCAGGAGCAGGGGAGCCTGTATGGCCGGCACCTCTTCAGCTGTAGGCTGACCGCCGTAAAAAGGAACTGCAGCCAACAATTCAGGCACACGAACCGCCATCATATTGGCGATCCAGCCACCGAAACAAAATCCCACGACACCTACATTCCCGTCGCACTCAGGATGTGTTTTCAGGTATTCAAAAGCGGCGATAAAATCTTCCAGCATTTCATTCCGGTCTCTTTGTTTTTGTAATTCCCGGCCATCATCATCATTGCCGGGATAACCACCCAAAGGGGTCAGTGCATCAGGTGCTAGGGAGATGAATCCATCCAGTCCGGCCCTTCGGCCTACATCTTCGATATGAGGATTGAGCCCGCGGTTCTCATGCACTACGATGATGCCAGGCAACCTCGTGTCTTCATCCGCCGGACGGGACAGCAGCCCGCGAATTTTGCCCCCTCCCTTGGGTGATTCATATTCAATGAATTCCGATTTCAGGCGGGGATCACCGGGCTGAACCTGGAGTCGCTCCTTGTATTTCGGCAACAGGTAATCGAGCAGGGCCGGTACGGTCAGTCCGCCGATGGCAAAAACCGACAATCGTTCCATGAAAAGCCTGCGTTCAATTTTATTATGGACGTAATCATCATACAGGTCAAATACTTCCTGGCTGATATTTTCTTTTTTGATCTTTTTCATAAACGTTGTATTTATTATTGCCTGAATATGATCCCGTCTTTCATAACAAATTTCATATTGAGCAACGTACTGATGTTTTTAAGTGGATCCCCCTCCACTGCGATGATGTCGGCGAGTTTGCCTTTTTCAAGGGTTCCTATTTTATCGGACATACCCAGCAGGTCGGCGGCATTTACGGTGGCTGCCTTTATGGCCTGTTCAGGGTCCATGCCGTAGCGCACCATGATTTCGAATTCCCGGGCGTTGGTGCCGTGTTTGCTGACCCCGGAATCCGTTCCAAAAGCAATTTTGACGTTGCCTTTCAAAGCCCGTCTGAAGGAAGCTTCCACTACCGGCGTTACCTGTCTGATCTTCTCCTGTATGGCTGGTGGAATGTTATGATTAACCTCCATTTCTTCGGCAACCGAAACGCCGGCTAAAAGTGTCGGAACGAGATAAGCTCCTGTTTTATTAAATAACCCGACCGATTCATCATTCAGGTAAGAACCATGTTCGATGGAATTGACCCCAGCCCTCAGGGCAGCGTTTATACCGTCCGCCTCATGAGCATGGGCCGCCACCTTCCTGCCCAGGGAATGAGCGGTTTCCACGATGGCCACCATTTCTTCATCCGTCAACTGTTTTCCGACGCCTGCCGCGGTATTACTCAAAACACCACCGGTTGCCGCGAACTTGATGACATCGGCTCCCTGTTTCACCATTTCCCTGACCGTTCTCCTGCAATCATCGGATCCGTCACAGGTATTTACCATGGGGCCCATCGCTTCTTCAATTTCTTCCCGGTAGCCATGGAAATCGCCATGTCCGCCGGTGGCGGAGATCATATTTATAGCAGCAATGATTCTCGGACCTTCAATGTTGCCCTCCCTGATGGCGCGCTTTATCGCCGGGATCAGCGTGGGCTGATCGCTTCCCAGGTCTCTCACGGTGGTAAACCCGGCCTCCAGTGTCCGTTTTAAATAAGGAATGCACCTAAAAGCGAAATCTTCCTTGTTGAGGGTCGTCCATTCATGTGGATTTCGGTCGGGGTCACGCTCCCCGGTCACATGGGTATGCAGGTCAATGAATCCCGGCATGACGAATTTGTCCTTCAGATCCACCACCCGGGCATCTTCCAGATCAAGATCCTTCGGGTTCAGAAAACCGGCCTTCACATCGGTTATAAGACCGTTTTTCACAACGATGGTTTGTTTGGAAAGCACCCCCTGGCCCGGAACGGCTAGTAATTTTCCGGCGTGGATGATCGTGGTGCTTTGGGCATTCAGCATACAAAAAGTTGCTAAAAGCAAGCACGTAAGAAGTGCAATTTTTGGTTTTAGTGTCATGTTTATCGGTGTGTTAAAATTAAATTTCCAGATAAAGTTTCCAGAAAGCCTATGCCCTGACAGCAATATCCTCCTACATTCCACAGTCCCTGCTTTAGTTTAGCCTAACCTTTGAAAATATTCAGTAAAATTGAACCCTTCAGGCCTTTTGTATTAGCTGTCGTGTTTTCTTATAACATCCTTAGTCATCATAGTGAAATCGACATTGAATGATGGAGCATTTTTGATCAATCCCTTTATTTCCGCTTACTTTGTAGACTAACCGATGTTCCTGAGATATTCTTCTTGACCAAAATCCTTTTAATCCGTGCTTTAAAGGTTCAGGTTTTCCTAAACCTGAGAAAGGGCTTTGCATTATAGATTTGATTAAGTCTTTAATTTTTTGGACAATTTCAGTATCCGTTTCAATCCAATATTGGAAATCGTCCCAACCATGCTTTGAAAATTCTATTATCATTTGGTCAATTTATTCCTCAATAGAAAAAGGGATTGTTTTACCTTCTTTCAATTGATCTATAGATTCTTCTAATCTTAAACGATTTTTAGATGTTGAGAGCAGATACTCCGTTTCTTTTAATGAATTATACTCTTTTATTGACATTATGACAATGGCATCATCGTCATTGTTGTTTCTTGGGACGATGATAACATCCATGGAATTGCTTACTACATCAAAGTAGTATTTCATTTTTGCTCTTAATGAAGATATCGTTATCGCTTTCATGATGTATTGTTTATGTACATCCAAAGGTACAATATTATGTACAATATATCAACATCAATTATTTCTAAAATGGGATTATTACATTTTTTTTCATTAATGTCCGTTTTTTTCTTTCGCCATTGATTAATTATCGTAGAATTTAAAACTGCCTGGTAAAAACTTAGACACACAGGCAGGGTAAAGAAATACTGTTCCTTGTCCCACTGTCCGAACATTTGACTTTACAATAAATCTACACCCTCACTTTGAAAGCCAATATCCTAACTCAGCCTCAAATTCTGCAATTTTGCCCGTGCATCCCCTTATTTATCCCCTGCTTTAAATTGCTCAAATCTCGACACCTCTTTCACCCGCGGGAAGGCATTATTCTCGGTATTCACATCCGCCAGCTCTTTATTCGGATCCAGGTTGATGCTGATTACTTCTTTGTCTTTGAGGAAGGTTTTGACCACTTCGGCCTCGTTATGTCGCCAGACCTCTACCGGCAAACGGTCGATCTCGGTAGTACCATCGGCATAAGTC
This sequence is a window from Lewinellaceae bacterium. Protein-coding genes within it:
- a CDS encoding alpha/beta hydrolase, producing MKYLATILLIIAAKVSIAQILYKDSIFFEVNKTTYNFDTYKNEPLQFDYYQAGNARIKMPLLVFVHGGGFSNGVRDDAEIVRFATKLAQRGYAVASVSYRLTMKGIGFGCDVEFSKKIAAIDSASYDVNLAIKYMLDHDKEFHIDKNKIILAGSSAGAETVLNMAYVYEDETLPADFNYAGVIGMAGAITTLDKINANTAIPTQLFHGTGDRLVPYNIAPHHYCNSNDKGYIMLYGSEPIAERLKGLGASYYFYTIYGGSHSWAGLPMTRSFDEIIDFIYHDIISVNSVRQTNRTINDR
- a CDS encoding endonuclease/exonuclease/phosphatase family protein, whose protein sequence is MKILTWNCNGAFRRKFENILDFNADLSIIQECENPAEIQHKQYQDWAENYLWIGDDRNKGLAVFAKPEIKLEKLNWSNQYKDHFVKHFLSCSINQDFDLLAVWTHRNNSPNFGYIGQLWKYLQVNKDKLNNTIIAGDFNSNSIWDQWDRWWNHSDVVNELKEIGIESLYHRFTGQEQGRETIPTLYFQKKLERPYHIDYIFGDQGFCKQLKKFEIGEVDKWIEISDHMPVLCEFE
- a CDS encoding glycoside hydrolase family 92 protein encodes the protein MKNLFFCLLVLLTIGSCKKETSQDLTNYVDLMIGTDATGNMFPGPSTPFGGVQLSPDTYNDGCCSGYHYTHNSIIGFSHTHLSGTGCADYGDVLFMPAVGEINIMPGTAEDPDSGYRSRFSHDKETTSPGYYSVLLDDYDVKVELTTTPRVGFHKYTFPASAESHIILDLEHDITAGEDPKDDCFIRVISNTEIEGLRHSRGWASDQYVYFVAQFSEPFTASQIYLDNELQQGTTEVTGKVVKAAFKYETKANQAIMVKVGISAVSVDGARKNLEAELPHWDFDAIVRQTKAAWNKELNTLKVEGGTADQKTKFYTALYHALLTPNLYMDVDGQYRGMDHQVHEAVGFTNYSVFSLWDTYRALHPLINLISPERNEDFIKTMLKQYEHSGLLPVWELSGCENNCMIGYHSVPVIVDTYLKGNQDFDIEKALEAMLTSGAQNSEGIQPYRDFEFIPRDKSSNSVSKVLEYAYDDWCIAQFAKSIGNTEVYNQYIKRAQYYKNMFDPSTGLMRPRYDDGTWVDPFDPLKITMLDGGDYTEANAWQYSFYVPHDVTSHIELMGGDEKYISKLDTFFTLETKHENAPSDFVGLFGQYAHGNEPGHHMPYLYNYAGAPWKGQELIRKTMQELYTTKPDGLCGNDDCGQLSAWYLFSAMGFYPVCPGQDMYVFGSPVFDKVTLSLPNGKLFVVQSKNASDENMYVQSTTLNGQDYPYSYISHTDILKGGTLIFEMGATPNKDWGAKKENRPYSLPIEAENQLKPLGTGKIFNPFVETNQRLFYDHLSITLGCISEGVDIHYTLDGSEPDQSSPKYSGAFDLTETATLKAKAFKEGFEPSGTASHEFLKAGVKFDGTYPKVTYLAPASGKDVAGDVADGLYAENYTGGGVNGLIDGKLGSFFYNDGTWQGFSGKDMEVVLDLGKPMSVNRVTAGFLQSLGVWIFHPVKVEFFISGDGKAFDSLGSIDVVVNKESGVDGVRYFSKEAKGKKARYIKVHAHNIGFCPEWHHGAGGKAWLFADEVVVE
- a CDS encoding sulfatase-like hydrolase/transferase; the encoded protein is MIKCYRGFEPLLLLALIGVVLTSCEREPLVPAANYETKNVIIIVMDGPRYSETWGDSTHQFIPRMANQMAGKGMVYTRFYTNGPTYTNAGHTAMTTGFYQEINNSGTELPQYPSIFQHWLQTTDNDSLAAWVISSKDKLEILSDCTLPEWKGKSRPATNCGVDGLGSGYREDSITYYNALKILATHHPQLALIHFRDPDFSAHQNSWEKYTNSIYKTDEYIYKIWTFLQNEYFYQGTTTVFVTNDHGRHLDGISNGFAGHGDGCEGCRHINLFAWGPDFKQGCLTDTPRELVDIPATIAELMHFSLPEGEGAVMKELFK
- a CDS encoding dienelactone hydrolase family protein translates to MKKIKKENISQEVFDLYDDYVHNKIERRLFMERLSVFAIGGLTVPALLDYLLPKYKERLQVQPGDPRLKSEFIEYESPKGGGKIRGLLSRPADEDTRLPGIIVVHENRGLNPHIEDVGRRAGLDGFISLAPDALTPLGGYPGNDDDGRELQKQRDRNEMLEDFIAAFEYLKTHPECDGNVGVVGFCFGGWIANMMAVRVPELLAAVPFYGGQPTAEEVPAIQAPLLLHYAGLDTRVNEGWPAYEAALKANQKAYEVYFYPDVNHGFHNDTTPRYNEPAAKLAWQRTIDFFKAQLTK
- a CDS encoding phage tail protein, which codes for MNEQNNAGVTFAADPLLGEITMFAGNFAPRGWAFCNGQLLPISENTALFSLLGTTYGGDGRTTFALPDMRGRVVIHPGTGPGLSEYRLGQKGGAEKVSFPKISSVNATRAVRDNISLGDGEASNIQPYVTVNYIIALQGVYPSRN
- a CDS encoding DUF3472 domain-containing protein, with the translated sequence MKNTIFIPTSILTLVYLTCLSSCAFIFNEQTNPATSSTPTLNIAIPTAGNSWVMDHGIYTPGDIVTAEGIRQWSNASSTIRTFFYLEQKGSISLGIRAKVSSGVSRIQCTFGNESQNITLEGSRFEDFYIGDFQVENPGYYFVDLKGLEKDGAVYADVNDILLGGAGTRDTKFIKDDFYFGRRGPSVHLNFNVPAGVEQVQWFYSELTIPKNQDVIGSYFMANGFGEGYFGIQVNSATERKILFSIWSPYETDNPSDVPEDYKIKLLKKGAGVTTGEFGNEGSGGQSYKVYQWKAGLTYGFLVGAQPTGNGQTDYAAYFHDPATNKWSLIAEFRRPHTNTYLKHLYSFLENFIPETGVLERKGLYQNQWVYDAAGWHELTEVTFTADNTARKAYRLDYSGGVENNSFYLKNCGFSDDNVLIDSRFERNKLHNAPKIDFTSLEKY